In one window of Paucidesulfovibrio gracilis DSM 16080 DNA:
- a CDS encoding amino acid ABC transporter permease, giving the protein MDFSLVWKHHALMLKGMVTTLECTSGAISLGLILGIVAGIGVISDKRLYRWISDIYVQVIRGTPLLLQIFFFYLGGPQVYRAITGDTISPDPLITGILALGVNSGGYTAEIIRAGIQSIGTGQTEAALSSGLNKRQTMIYIILPQALRRMIPPLFNELIVLLKDSSLISTIGVADLMFSAKLLGSKYYNYVPFLLGAALIYLTLTVSFSRIMKYLERRWPVRL; this is encoded by the coding sequence GTGGATTTTTCGCTCGTTTGGAAACATCACGCCCTGATGCTCAAGGGCATGGTCACGACCCTGGAGTGTACTTCCGGGGCCATCTCCCTTGGTCTCATCCTGGGTATCGTCGCCGGTATCGGCGTCATCTCGGACAAACGGCTGTACCGTTGGATTTCGGACATCTACGTGCAGGTTATTCGCGGCACCCCGCTGCTGCTGCAAATCTTTTTCTTCTACCTGGGCGGTCCCCAAGTTTACCGGGCCATTACCGGCGACACCATCTCCCCTGATCCGCTCATCACGGGCATCCTGGCCCTGGGCGTGAACAGCGGCGGCTACACCGCCGAGATCATCCGTGCCGGAATCCAGTCCATCGGTACGGGGCAGACCGAAGCGGCGCTCTCCTCCGGGTTGAACAAGCGGCAGACCATGATCTACATCATTCTGCCCCAGGCCTTGCGACGCATGATTCCGCCTTTGTTCAACGAACTCATCGTGCTGCTCAAGGATTCCTCGCTCATCTCCACCATCGGGGTGGCGGACCTCATGTTCTCGGCAAAGCTGCTCGGCTCCAAATATTACAATTATGTCCCTTTCCTGCTCGGAGCCGCCCTCATTTATCTGACCCTGACCGTGAGCTTCTCCCGGATCATGAAGTACCTCGAACGGCGCTGGCCGGTTCGACTCTGA
- a CDS encoding basic amino acid ABC transporter substrate-binding protein yields MNKVVSAILAICLVLSAGLASANTWAEIQEKGVITVGNAPDYPPFESIDDNGERIGFDIDLIRAVAERLGLEVKFVTLGFEVIVTAVQSGQVDVGVSGLSITEERKQYVNFTDPYVIAGQVVITRDETGIKTLDDLKGKRVAAPVGTTSYAAAEKLEGIDLTAPEDYNMSFALLKGGGADAAVFDIPVAQEYLKQGGLSLVGDPLSYEEMAMIANKDNPELIEAMNKAMAELKASGELDAMMKKWGLK; encoded by the coding sequence ATGAACAAGGTCGTATCCGCCATTTTGGCCATCTGTCTGGTGCTTTCCGCCGGACTTGCGTCCGCCAATACCTGGGCGGAAATTCAGGAAAAAGGCGTCATCACCGTGGGCAACGCCCCGGATTACCCCCCGTTCGAGTCCATTGACGACAACGGCGAACGTATCGGTTTTGATATTGATCTGATTCGCGCCGTGGCTGAGCGTCTGGGCCTGGAAGTCAAATTCGTGACCCTCGGTTTTGAAGTCATCGTCACGGCCGTGCAGAGCGGCCAGGTGGATGTCGGTGTTTCCGGCCTGAGCATCACCGAGGAGCGCAAGCAGTACGTGAATTTTACAGATCCGTACGTCATCGCCGGTCAGGTCGTGATCACCCGCGACGAGACCGGAATCAAGACGCTGGACGATCTTAAGGGCAAGCGTGTTGCCGCACCCGTGGGCACCACCAGCTACGCCGCTGCGGAAAAGCTCGAAGGTATCGACCTGACTGCGCCCGAGGACTACAACATGTCCTTTGCCCTGCTCAAGGGCGGCGGTGCCGATGCCGCGGTGTTCGACATCCCCGTGGCCCAGGAATACCTCAAGCAGGGCGGCCTGAGCCTCGTGGGCGATCCGCTTTCCTATGAGGAAATGGCCATGATCGCCAACAAGGACAACCCTGAGCTTATCGAGGCCATGAACAAGGCCATGGCGGAGCTGAAGGCTTCCGGCGAACTGGACGCCATGATGAAAAAATGGGGTCTGAAGTAG
- a CDS encoding tetratricopeptide repeat protein, with translation MSVTAKEIREHIARARAAGQKGDLLRCLKCLRNASAGLVDNKVFGREKFEIESLLVEALRDLNRMRTMQRVLPQGVHYVRGKEARLHSKLAHLYAKLKEAIDRACLEKMRQRMLTLDETLLAAQEQLKNKDYLEARKLFRRAADHFPDQPGLLSDIGTRMLMGGLVQEAVEYLRRGLEQNARDERGHSSLIMCYEVLGMAEKVEEAIKNAIRQLGPREDLYLRLGKVALQRRNWSTALNVAEAVLKKNPLNVEARKIRAKARPKVYGNGSPTSASTKPAGATASARKGKSYNLDM, from the coding sequence ATGTCCGTGACAGCTAAGGAAATTCGGGAACACATAGCCCGCGCCAGAGCCGCCGGTCAAAAGGGGGATCTGCTGCGTTGTCTCAAATGCTTGCGGAACGCCTCGGCCGGGTTGGTGGACAACAAGGTCTTTGGGCGGGAAAAATTCGAGATCGAATCATTGCTCGTGGAGGCCTTGCGCGACCTGAACCGCATGCGGACCATGCAGCGTGTGCTGCCGCAAGGCGTGCACTACGTGCGGGGAAAGGAAGCCCGTCTGCATTCCAAGCTGGCGCATCTGTATGCAAAGCTCAAGGAAGCCATTGACCGCGCCTGCCTGGAAAAAATGCGACAACGCATGCTTACTCTGGACGAAACCCTGCTGGCCGCTCAGGAGCAGTTGAAGAATAAGGATTACCTGGAGGCGCGGAAATTGTTTCGGCGCGCTGCGGACCATTTTCCGGATCAGCCCGGGCTGCTCTCGGACATCGGCACGCGTATGCTCATGGGCGGACTGGTCCAGGAGGCCGTGGAATACCTGCGCAGGGGATTGGAGCAGAATGCGCGGGACGAGCGGGGGCATTCTTCCCTGATCATGTGTTACGAAGTGCTGGGCATGGCCGAAAAGGTGGAGGAAGCCATCAAGAACGCCATTCGTCAGCTTGGTCCCCGTGAGGATTTGTATCTGCGGCTGGGCAAGGTGGCGCTCCAACGCCGAAATTGGTCCACGGCTCTGAACGTTGCCGAGGCCGTGCTGAAGAAAAATCCCCTAAATGTCGAGGCTCGGAAGATTCGCGCCAAGGCGCGTCCCAAGGTGTACGGCAATGGATCACCCACCTCCGCGTCCACCAAGCCCGCTGGGGCGACCGCTTCGGCGCGCAAAGGAAAATCTTACAATCTTGACATGTAG
- a CDS encoding Mut7-C RNAse domain-containing protein — MAFRSLVGGSATAVLRFHGELADLLRTNTTEGIVRYPVGRRASIKDMIESLGIPHTELYRMRIGEQEVDFSYLPGQDDTMDLWPASVPVDVTRETRLRSALARAGRFLVDENVAGLVPLLRGLGLDTVYDRTWSDAHIAETAFREARVLLSRDRALLKRSCVQHGRLVRSQQPDEQLVEVLALYPRPGDAIPFTRCLRCNCLLQPVAKERIRHRLEPRTKRYYDRFSICPECDRLFWPGSHQRSMWERYVSLGVADAREIPDRLD, encoded by the coding sequence ATGGCGTTCCGTAGTCTTGTTGGAGGTTCGGCCACAGCGGTGTTGCGGTTTCATGGGGAACTCGCGGACCTGTTGCGAACGAATACTACCGAGGGAATCGTACGATATCCAGTGGGCCGGAGAGCGTCAATTAAAGACATGATCGAAAGTTTGGGCATACCCCATACGGAACTATACCGAATGCGCATTGGGGAACAGGAGGTGGATTTTTCCTACCTTCCCGGTCAGGACGATACCATGGACCTGTGGCCTGCGTCCGTGCCGGTGGATGTGACCCGGGAAACGCGGCTTCGGTCGGCTCTGGCCCGTGCGGGGCGCTTCCTGGTGGATGAAAACGTGGCCGGGTTGGTACCGTTGCTGCGTGGGTTGGGGCTGGACACGGTGTATGACCGTACCTGGTCGGATGCCCACATCGCGGAAACGGCTTTCCGGGAAGCGCGGGTGTTGCTCAGTCGTGACCGGGCCTTGCTCAAGCGGTCCTGCGTGCAGCATGGGCGGCTGGTACGTTCGCAACAGCCCGATGAACAGCTGGTGGAAGTGCTGGCCCTGTATCCCCGCCCGGGAGATGCGATTCCTTTTACGCGTTGCCTGCGATGCAATTGCCTCTTGCAGCCCGTGGCAAAGGAGCGGATCCGGCATCGCTTGGAACCCCGCACGAAACGCTATTATGATCGGTTTAGCATTTGTCCGGAATGCGACCGTTTGTTCTGGCCCGGTTCGCATCAGCGGTCCATGTGGGAGCGCTATGTGTCGCTCGGGGTGGCGGATGCGCGGGAAATCCCGGATCGCCTTGATTAA
- a CDS encoding M48 family metallopeptidase, protein MTTPLILLLICILSAWAVSTLAELLNALRRSPTPPAGLEDIHAPEAYARSQDYASANTRLRVRSDAVLTLATVLLLLFNGLPLADGLAQNAAASLGFGPLGTDLVAGLLFIGGLLLLSQLLQLPFSLYQTFVLEERFGFNRTTPATFILDRIKGLLLGAVIGGTLLSGILWLLHAYGPGAWIGCWALAAVVMFTLQLLAPVMLPLFFRFEPLEQGPLRRDIEQLAQRVGFSLTGLFTVDGSRRSAKGNAFFTGLGNKRRIALFDTLLNDLSRQEIVAVLGHELGHWKLGHIRRTTLVGVLKIGALLWLFSLLLRWESLFTGLGLQPSPHAGLLLFGLLMAPLSLVLDTLHNLLSRRHEFQADRYAAEVTKQPEALASALRKLARQHLANLTPHPLYVALNHSHPPLAQRLAALESLAAQTRHSGSG, encoded by the coding sequence ATGACAACACCCTTGATTCTGCTTCTGATCTGCATTCTTTCGGCCTGGGCGGTCTCCACCCTGGCCGAGCTGCTCAACGCCTTGCGCCGATCCCCTACCCCCCCGGCCGGACTGGAGGATATCCACGCTCCCGAAGCGTACGCGCGTTCGCAGGATTATGCCAGTGCCAACACTAGGCTGCGTGTCCGATCCGACGCGGTGTTGACCCTGGCCACGGTGCTACTTCTGCTGTTCAACGGCCTGCCCCTGGCAGACGGACTGGCTCAAAACGCGGCCGCGTCCCTGGGCTTCGGCCCACTCGGAACCGACCTTGTTGCAGGACTGCTCTTCATCGGCGGGCTGCTATTGCTGAGCCAGCTTCTACAACTGCCCTTTTCCCTCTACCAGACCTTTGTGCTGGAAGAACGCTTCGGCTTCAACCGGACCACCCCGGCCACCTTTATTCTGGACCGCATCAAGGGACTGCTCCTCGGCGCGGTTATCGGCGGTACGTTGCTCAGCGGCATCCTTTGGCTGCTGCACGCCTATGGCCCGGGAGCCTGGATCGGCTGCTGGGCGCTCGCGGCCGTGGTCATGTTCACTCTTCAGTTGCTGGCTCCGGTGATGCTGCCCTTGTTCTTCCGCTTTGAGCCGCTGGAACAGGGTCCGTTACGCCGGGACATCGAACAACTGGCGCAACGCGTGGGATTCTCCCTTACCGGCTTGTTTACGGTTGACGGCTCCCGCCGCAGCGCCAAAGGGAACGCCTTTTTCACAGGACTGGGCAACAAACGACGTATCGCCCTGTTCGATACGCTGCTGAACGATCTCAGCCGACAGGAAATCGTAGCGGTTCTCGGGCATGAACTGGGCCACTGGAAGCTCGGGCATATTCGGCGAACCACCCTGGTGGGCGTACTCAAAATCGGCGCGCTCCTCTGGCTCTTTTCCTTGCTCCTGCGCTGGGAGAGCCTCTTTACCGGACTGGGACTGCAACCCAGCCCGCATGCGGGGTTGTTGCTGTTCGGCCTGCTCATGGCTCCTTTGTCCCTGGTGCTCGATACCCTGCACAATCTTCTTTCCCGCCGCCATGAGTTCCAGGCGGACCGCTACGCCGCCGAGGTCACGAAACAGCCCGAGGCACTGGCATCGGCCCTGCGCAAACTGGCCCGCCAGCATCTGGCCAACCTCACGCCGCATCCTCTGTATGTGGCCCTGAACCACAGCCACCCGCCCCTGGCGCAACGTCTGGCGGCCCTGGAATCCCTTGCAGCCCAAACCAGACATTCCGGGTCGGGCTAG
- a CDS encoding PPC domain-containing DNA-binding protein: MESKRFGNRILIRLNPGDEVIGSVMAVCREEAVKLGTVSGIGAVNRAVIGLFRTDTKEYVKSELRKEFEITALIGNVSTMDGETYLHLHATLADEEHHAFGGHLNEADVSATAEIVVDVMEGEVDRAFDANVGLNLIKF; this comes from the coding sequence ATGGAGAGCAAACGTTTCGGCAACCGGATTCTGATCCGGCTGAATCCGGGCGACGAAGTGATCGGCTCGGTCATGGCGGTCTGTCGCGAGGAAGCGGTCAAGCTCGGCACGGTCAGCGGCATCGGCGCTGTGAACCGGGCCGTGATCGGTCTTTTTCGCACGGACACCAAGGAATATGTGAAAAGCGAGTTACGCAAGGAGTTTGAGATCACGGCTTTGATCGGCAACGTGAGCACGATGGATGGAGAAACCTATCTCCATTTGCATGCCACCCTTGCGGACGAGGAACATCATGCCTTTGGTGGCCATCTCAACGAGGCCGATGTAAGCGCCACCGCGGAAATCGTCGTGGACGTCATGGAGGGAGAAGTGGACCGCGCCTTTGATGCAAATGTCGGGTTGAACCTGATCAAATTCTGA
- a CDS encoding Crp/Fnr family transcriptional regulator, protein MIEKELDHSNMEIIGRLRQMPVFDSLNSAQLREILRVSRLRKYDPGEVVIEEGAYDQHIFFLIGGDLSIDRKGARVGRIRRLGDVFGEMGIIDGKPRSASITALTPSLCVVVDGAFLNRLSGADKLIAQALFYRIFSEILAERLRDTNQRVADLEQRLTEHGIAFED, encoded by the coding sequence ATGATTGAGAAAGAATTGGACCACTCCAACATGGAGATCATCGGCCGACTCCGGCAAATGCCGGTCTTTGACAGCCTGAACTCCGCACAACTGCGCGAAATTCTCCGCGTTTCCAGACTCAGGAAATATGACCCCGGGGAAGTAGTGATCGAGGAAGGCGCCTATGATCAGCACATTTTCTTCCTCATCGGCGGGGATTTGAGCATTGACCGAAAAGGCGCGCGCGTCGGCCGCATCCGCCGGCTTGGCGACGTATTCGGTGAAATGGGCATTATCGACGGCAAACCCCGATCCGCCAGCATTACGGCACTGACTCCCAGCCTCTGCGTGGTGGTGGACGGAGCATTTTTGAACCGGCTCTCCGGTGCGGACAAACTCATTGCCCAGGCACTCTTTTATCGAATTTTCTCCGAAATTCTGGCGGAACGACTGCGCGACACCAACCAACGCGTTGCAGATCTGGAACAGCGGCTTACGGAACACGGGATTGCCTTTGAGGATTGA
- the pgm gene encoding phosphoglucomutase (alpha-D-glucose-1,6-bisphosphate-dependent), whose product MTDPQPRPGTPAPASMLVDPEALIQAYYTLSPHPDIPGQAVSFGTSGHRGRALEGGFNEGHILAVTQALCEHRARAGVNGPLFLGMDTHALSEPAQRTAIEVLAGNGVHVFIQQDNGHTPTPVISHAILSWNRGGKGSLADGVVVTPSHNPPSDGGFKYNPPSGGPAGPNITGPVQERANQILRDGLHEVRRLPYERAIQSELVHLHDYVRPYVLDLENVVDMETIRSAGLKIGADPLGGSGLAYFDPIADLYGLDIEVVNRSTDPRFAFMPLDHDLKIRMDCSSAHAMAGLIRLKDQFDVAFGNDPDFDRHGIVTSQGLMNPNHFLAVACEHLFQTRTGWSRAAGLGKTLVSSSMLDRVAAHLDRTLYEVPVGFKWFVDGLLDGSLGFGGEESAGASFLRKDGTAWSTDKDGIIMDLLACEITATGNNPAQRYTSLTERFGEPVYARIDAPASPDQKAAFKQLTPDMVTAEHLAGEPILARLTRAPGNNAPIGGLKVTTKNGWFAARPSGTEDIYKIYAESFLGAEHLADIQDEAKAIVNAAFQATGA is encoded by the coding sequence ATGACCGATCCGCAACCCCGTCCGGGAACCCCGGCCCCCGCGTCCATGCTCGTGGACCCCGAGGCATTGATCCAGGCCTATTATACGCTCTCTCCCCACCCGGACATCCCGGGCCAGGCGGTTTCCTTCGGCACATCCGGCCATCGGGGACGCGCTCTGGAGGGCGGATTCAACGAAGGGCATATCCTGGCCGTGACCCAAGCCCTTTGCGAACATCGCGCCCGGGCAGGCGTGAACGGTCCCCTGTTTCTCGGCATGGACACCCACGCCCTCTCCGAACCGGCCCAACGGACAGCCATTGAGGTGCTGGCGGGCAACGGCGTACACGTGTTCATCCAGCAGGACAACGGCCACACTCCCACCCCGGTGATCTCTCACGCCATTTTATCGTGGAACAGAGGCGGCAAAGGCAGCCTGGCCGACGGCGTGGTGGTCACGCCCTCGCACAACCCGCCTTCCGACGGGGGATTCAAGTACAACCCACCCTCGGGCGGTCCGGCCGGACCGAACATCACTGGCCCGGTGCAGGAACGCGCCAACCAGATCCTGCGTGACGGCCTGCACGAGGTTCGCCGCCTGCCGTATGAACGTGCGATTCAATCCGAGCTTGTCCACCTGCACGACTATGTGCGCCCGTACGTGTTGGATTTGGAAAACGTGGTGGACATGGAGACCATTCGTTCGGCCGGGCTGAAAATCGGCGCCGACCCGTTGGGCGGATCCGGTCTGGCCTACTTCGACCCTATCGCGGATCTCTATGGGCTGGATATCGAGGTGGTCAATCGCTCCACGGACCCGCGATTCGCGTTCATGCCGCTGGATCACGACCTGAAAATCCGTATGGACTGCTCTTCCGCCCACGCCATGGCAGGATTGATCCGGCTCAAGGACCAATTTGACGTGGCCTTCGGCAATGATCCGGACTTTGACCGGCACGGCATCGTCACATCGCAAGGACTCATGAATCCGAATCATTTTCTGGCCGTGGCCTGCGAACATCTGTTCCAGACGCGCACGGGCTGGAGCCGCGCCGCCGGGCTGGGCAAAACCCTGGTTTCCTCATCCATGCTCGATCGCGTTGCCGCCCATCTGGACCGCACCCTGTATGAAGTCCCCGTGGGCTTCAAATGGTTCGTGGACGGTCTTCTGGACGGCTCGCTGGGCTTTGGCGGTGAGGAGTCCGCGGGCGCAAGCTTTCTGCGCAAGGACGGCACAGCCTGGAGCACGGACAAGGACGGCATCATCATGGACCTGCTGGCCTGCGAAATCACGGCCACGGGAAACAATCCGGCCCAACGGTATACGTCGCTGACGGAACGCTTCGGCGAACCGGTCTATGCCCGCATCGACGCCCCGGCCAGTCCGGATCAAAAAGCCGCGTTCAAACAGCTCACCCCGGACATGGTCACTGCCGAACACCTGGCCGGAGAACCGATTCTCGCAAGACTGACCCGCGCCCCGGGCAACAACGCGCCCATCGGCGGGCTGAAAGTGACCACAAAAAACGGCTGGTTCGCGGCACGCCCCTCGGGAACCGAGGACATCTACAAAATCTATGCGGAAAGCTTTCTTGGCGCAGAGCACCTTGCCGATATACAAGACGAGGCAAAGGCCATTGTGAACGCGGCCTTCCAAGCCACCGGCGCATAG
- the groL gene encoding chaperonin GroEL (60 kDa chaperone family; promotes refolding of misfolded polypeptides especially under stressful conditions; forms two stacked rings of heptamers to form a barrel-shaped 14mer; ends can be capped by GroES; misfolded proteins enter the barrel where they are refolded when GroES binds): MMAKEILFDAKARERLKAGVDKLANAVKVTLGPKGRNVVIEKSFGSPIITKDGVTVAKEVELEDKFENMGAQMVKEVASKTSDIAGDGTTTATILAQAVFTEGVKLVAAGRNPMAIKRGIDKAVEAITKELNDVAKPTRDQKEIAQVGTISANNDATIGNIIAEAMNKVGKEGVITVEEAKGLETTLDVVEGMQFDRGYLSPYFVTNPEKMVCEFEDPFILLHEKKISNMKDLLPVLEQTAKMSKPLLIIAEDIEGEALATLVVNKLRGTLNVAAVKAPGFGERRKAMLQDIAILTGGQVVTEDLGIKLENVTVADLGTAKRVVLDKENTTIVGGAGKTDDIKARVQQLQNEIKESTSDYDREKLQERLAKLVGGVAVINVGAATETEMKEKKARVEDALNATRAAVEEGIVPGGGVPLARASQILDGLKLSDDDEAAGVAIISRAVEEPLRQISANAGFEGSVVVEKVKGGKDGFGFNAANGEYEDLLKAGVIDPKKVTRIALQNAASVAGLLLTTECAIADKPESKDAAAPAMPGGMGGMGGMGGMY; the protein is encoded by the coding sequence ATCATGGCCAAAGAGATTCTTTTCGACGCCAAAGCCCGCGAACGCCTCAAGGCGGGTGTGGACAAGCTCGCCAATGCCGTTAAAGTGACCCTCGGACCCAAGGGCCGGAACGTGGTCATTGAGAAATCCTTCGGTTCCCCCATCATCACCAAGGACGGCGTTACCGTCGCCAAGGAAGTGGAGCTGGAAGACAAGTTCGAGAACATGGGCGCCCAGATGGTCAAGGAAGTGGCTTCCAAGACTTCCGACATCGCTGGTGACGGCACCACCACCGCCACCATCCTGGCCCAGGCCGTGTTCACCGAAGGTGTGAAGCTCGTGGCCGCAGGCCGCAACCCCATGGCCATCAAGCGCGGCATCGACAAGGCCGTGGAAGCCATCACCAAAGAACTGAACGACGTGGCCAAGCCCACCCGTGACCAGAAGGAAATCGCCCAGGTCGGCACCATTTCCGCCAACAACGACGCCACCATCGGCAACATCATTGCCGAGGCCATGAACAAGGTCGGCAAGGAAGGCGTCATCACCGTGGAAGAGGCCAAGGGTCTGGAAACCACGCTGGACGTTGTGGAAGGCATGCAGTTCGACCGCGGTTACCTCTCCCCCTACTTCGTGACCAACCCTGAAAAGATGGTCTGCGAGTTCGAGGATCCGTTCATTCTCCTGCACGAGAAAAAGATCTCCAACATGAAGGATCTGCTGCCCGTGCTGGAGCAGACCGCCAAGATGAGCAAGCCCCTGCTGATCATCGCTGAGGACATTGAGGGCGAAGCCCTGGCCACCCTCGTGGTCAACAAGCTGCGCGGCACCTTGAACGTGGCCGCTGTCAAGGCTCCCGGCTTCGGCGAACGCCGTAAGGCCATGCTCCAGGATATCGCCATCCTCACCGGCGGCCAGGTCGTCACCGAAGACCTGGGCATCAAGCTGGAGAACGTTACCGTGGCTGACCTCGGCACCGCCAAGCGCGTCGTGCTCGACAAGGAAAACACCACCATCGTGGGCGGCGCCGGCAAGACCGACGACATCAAAGCCCGCGTGCAGCAGCTCCAGAACGAGATCAAGGAAAGCACTTCCGACTACGATCGTGAGAAGCTGCAGGAGCGTCTCGCCAAGCTGGTGGGCGGCGTCGCCGTCATCAATGTTGGCGCGGCCACCGAGACCGAGATGAAGGAAAAGAAAGCGCGCGTGGAAGACGCTCTGAACGCCACCCGCGCTGCTGTGGAAGAAGGCATCGTGCCTGGCGGCGGCGTGCCCCTGGCCCGTGCTTCCCAGATCCTGGACGGCCTGAAGCTCTCCGACGACGATGAGGCCGCTGGTGTGGCCATCATCTCCCGCGCTGTGGAAGAGCCTCTGCGTCAGATCTCGGCCAACGCCGGGTTCGAAGGCTCCGTGGTCGTGGAAAAGGTCAAGGGCGGCAAGGACGGCTTCGGCTTCAACGCCGCCAACGGCGAGTACGAAGACCTGCTCAAGGCCGGTGTCATCGACCCGAAAAAGGTCACCCGCATCGCCCTGCAGAACGCCGCTTCCGTGGCCGGCCTGCTGCTGACCACCGAATGCGCCATTGCCGACAAGCCCGAGTCCAAGGACGCCGCGGCTCCGGCCATGCCCGGCGGCATGGGTGGCATGGGCGGCATGGGCGGCATGTACTAA